Part of the Molothrus ater isolate BHLD 08-10-18 breed brown headed cowbird chromosome 9, BPBGC_Mater_1.1, whole genome shotgun sequence genome is shown below.
AGGGAGACATGGGATGgtcagcaggaaaacaaggcTTCAGGGGTTGTGTGAGGCACCAGGAAGGCACTGCAGGTGAGGGGATCATACACAAGGGTGTGAGGCCATGTCCCTGCTTTGCTGAGGCACAGCCACTCTCACCTGAGGCTGGGGGGAAGTGGTACTGGAGTGTTGttggaaggagcagctgatCCTTGTGCAGGGAATGCTCCTCTGAGGGCTGATCCTTGTGCAGGGAATGCTCCTCTGGGGGCCTGGAGGGGAGCTCAAGCTGTGGGCAAGTGGAGCTCCCAGCTTGGCACCTGGCACAGATGCTCAGGTTGGCCCCTTGTGGTCCTTGAACCAGGCAGCCCCTACCACCTATGCCCGGTGTCCTGCTGCACTTCCCAAGCACACTGCATGGCTCAGCTCTCCCAGTTCCTCCAGTGTAGCCTGCTGGAATCGGCCCAGCTGAGGCAGGTGGGCTGGGGAGCCCAACAGTGGGTCACAGGAGCACATCTGGGTTGACATCAATAACTTATAAAGGCTCTCAGCAGACGAATGGCATTACCTCAGCACGGACCAGGGCCAGGCATTAACTTTTCATGAATGGCAGCCAGGGAAGCAGAACGTGCAAGAATGAGGTGGCAGGAGCCCGAGctgaggaggcagaggagcctGGCTGCCCACAGGAGAACTCTGCAGGACCCAGAGGAGCCTGGCTGCCCACAGGAGAGCTCTCCACCACTCCACACTCCCTTCCCCTGAACCGCTCCCACTGCAAAATccagctccacaggctgcaCACATCGTGCCAACAAGTACACACcgtgctcagcctggagcccCTGGTTGTTCTGATCCTCCTCCTgcatttaatttaatgaaaactaATGGGGGAGACAATTATCCCTGAGGCTGGGCTCAGGAGACATTTCGAGGAGGGAACTTGGCAGTTTCATGGTGATATTTAATAATACCAGCCTGTAACCCTTAAGAACCATCAGGAAGGACTTTTCTATGCCCCACAATAAAAACACaacaggcagcagtgcaggagcctgctgctctgggcagccaaGCAGGGCctgggtgggcagggatggccccagggctctgggagggCTCTCATCAGCCTCAGCCCCTCAGGGGTCATGAAACCAAGTGATGGACAATGCTCACACTCTGCTTTCTGCAAAGCACAGGGGGATGTGATTGCCTGGACCAAAGACCTAAAACTTCCCAATCTTTCCCCCAGCCTCTGATGCTGCCCATTGGGGAACCAGGTTGGGTTGCCTGGGTTTCTCCATCCCCAGTagctcctggagctgtttgtTCCTGGGACAGGTGTGTGCACCCACCCCGCACCACGGCTCTTGCCCAAGGAGGGGTCACTGACCCCACAGCAAGCTCAGTATTTGTGTATTTGAGAACAACACTCGTGTATTCCCCTCCCTTTCTTacctcccagcagggcaggactcTGGCAAAGGGAAGTGGCAGcgcccagctcctggcccagggagctgctgcagagcagaccAGCCTCCATCACCACCACGCTGGtatcccagctcccccagcctctaACGAGCAAAGCCTGGGGAGCAGCGTACCAAAATCCCCTTTTCAGCCCCTAAAGCAgccctctctgcctgcagcctgatGGGCTGGGTGTGGGGAGGGCAAGCATCCAGCCAGAACATCCTCAGCCCGGTGCAGAAAACACCATCTCTAGGctaaattttcagaaatacttaaaaaaaccccaaccaattCCAAGAAACAAAGAGGCATCACTAAACCTCACCCAGGTCCTGAACTGCATCCTGAATGGTCCTGAATCCTTTTGGGATTTTGAATTCCCAGGCTCAGCCAGTCCTCCTAAAAAGCCACCTCAGCTCTGCATCACCTCTGCTCCTACACCCCAAATCTGGGGCTTGGCCCTTGCtaaaggctggaaaaaaatacccaactCCCACCCTGGGTCTGGCAGCAAACACCAGGAACAAACTGCAGAGCACCGAAATCAAATGTTTATGTTGATATTTATTACagcagggggaggggggagaaggagggggaacCGTTTCATTCAAAAAACCATCCCATACCAATGAAGACAATAATTTAgctattcattttaaaatacattaaaaccGGTCCTTTCATTTCCTCAcatcagaacaaaaaaattaaaattaaaaaaaaaaaagaaaggaaaaaaccccccacaCCTGAACAAGAGGTAAAgtggaaaaggtaaaaatttGACCCCTTGGGGAGCCCCTGGGTATGCAATGCAACAAATCTGCATTAATTGGAAAATATTAACCTGACTGTAACTATGAGACTGACACCCTCAGACCCCCATCCCACCcgcccctccctccctcctgacTTTCTACAGGtaaagcagaatgaaaatgcctaggaaaaagaaggcaaacattaaaaaaaattattattcgTATtacacactaaaaaaaaaattgttttgtcaTCTCATGTCTTGCAGtcagaataataaaaacaagCCAAATGTCCCCCAAAAACATTTCAATGAAGGGGTGCGGAAAAAAGACATCCCTTTAATAAAACATTATCAACAAATATCGTACACAAACTACAATgtataataattatttttttttccctctcgGTAATTTTCGAACCAGACTACAAGGtaagaaaaaacactgaaacaagATACAATGCTTTCAATAATCCGCACAAAGGTCAAATCCAAGGGAGAGAATATTTTACAGAATATGATATACATGGAGCAGAAATGGGAGCTGGAGAAAAACCAAGACCAAACTACAGGGTAGTGTCATGTACAGAGATCCCAACCCGCCGCCTTGGCTCGTCCCTTCCTCTCCCACCAGAAGGAAGGGCCTTCGATGCTTgccattaatttttattttcttgttacaGAGCGAGCCTACAGAATAGCAAGGTTACATTTTAACAACAAGAAATCCTTAAAAAATATCTCCATCCAGTTCCAAATCATAGATAAGTGAAATCCTGACAAGAGCACAtctctaaagaaaagaaatccccCCGCAAAATACCcccaaagcaaataaaaccccCAGAAAATCCCAAAGTTAGCTGGAGATCACAGTTTCAAAGTCCCAGGTCAGAttaacccttttttttctttttttttttttttctggtggatttaaaaaaaagttattaaaaaaaatctatttttgcaGTGAACCAGCTGAAGGAttctggggaagggagggacaAGAGATTTCTTCTTGTACtcagaggagggggaaagaCTAACACAGTGCATGCCACAGTCACAGAGAGCAAGATCACGATTCATTGGAGGATGTGATCCTGGAAGGGGTCACCTGTTATATTAACAAGTTTATAACGAGGTGCTGGAGTCTCTTCCCCAAAGCAGATCTTGTTAACTGGAGGAGGAAGCGTTGTGctgcaaacaaaccaaaaaaaaaaaaaaccaaaaccaaaaacaaccccaaaaaatacacgggaaaaaaacccccaaaaccaaaaaaaaaaaaaaaaaagaaaaaaaaaaaaaaacaacaggcCTTCTGAACGAAAACCACCATTGTAAACTGtccagtttatttaaaaaaatgactACAACAGAGACAACATGATTTCATATCTAGACTAGCTTCCTGGTGTCGCACGGCACAAACATACAACAGGTTCGGtttctgtctttatttaaaagaacaaaGCAAAGAGATCGGAGTTGGGTGCTAGAGGCTTCCGTTTGTTTCCAAAAAGAAGTGTCATGTACATATATAAACCCTTCTGCACAAAGAAGGGTCTTGTCAtgtcttgaaatattttaagttttgtcCTTCATGTTTTATGGAATAAAAAGTTCAGCCTTTTTATTGCATGAAACTAAACCTGGGGTTTTGGCCCCCACCACGCGTGTCCCTGCCCATACACCtagcttcttcttcttcttcttcttgcaTAATTCGTTGAGATCCTCCGAACGGCAGCTGACTCTCTTGatcctggagaggaggagggggagggaaatCACACACTCATCGTCATGCTGGGGGAATACTGCAAGAGAGACAGAGCCACGGTGAGAAACCAGGCGGGTCACAGCCCCAGACATCGAAGGGAGGGATGCAAAAGAGGCTGATCACAACTACACAGCAACCTAATTGGATCTAATAAACCAGGAAGAGAGGATATGCTGGAGACTCCAATTTATCAGGGCCTAATCTGCGCTTGTAACTTGCTTTTCCGGGAAGAAAATCAGCAGAACGGTATGGGGCGAGATGCaatttgaaacaaataattaaCATGCACATGTGTATATGCTGCTAATAGAGGAAGAACAGGAGGGATGTCTGCAGCCACCCATGGAGCCTCCAGTTGGccaggccagcacagccacctctgcaccAGCCCCTCTCCACCTGTGCACCCCATCCCACCACAGACCCCAAGCTCCCACTGCCTCATCTCCTCCTGCCCACTcttctctcctgcagcagctcccacatgGCACAACCCAAGTCCAAAAGGCCCCCACTGTGCCAAGCCcacccatcccagtgctgcGACACCTTGGGGACTGtccccccatccccaggcaggCACTCACTCACATTGTCATTTTGGAAGGAATGGAGAAAGTTGCCTCCCAGCTCCCCGTCGTCTCTTGGAGTGCCCGGGGGATTGCTAATGCCACTTATGTTGTTTGGAGAATTCTGTGGGAGATGGAGGGGAGGTGGTGAGCgggtccccacagcccccctgaAATGCCACaggggcaggacacagccctgcccaccccagtcacattccctgtgtccccatccatCAGGGTCACAGCAGCACCCCAGTGCTGAGGGAAGGGCAGATCCCACACACCCGCCCTGCAACCAACCCCACTTACTTTGGGAAGTCCATCTATGTCTCCTGACCctgcagagaggggagagaaaggagaagagcCTTACTGGGCCTGCAGCCATGGCCCTgtgccccccagagccccgCTGACTTCCCCCCAAAGGCTCTGCTTTGAGCACTGGTGCCAAGTGGGGGCTGACTCCAGGATGGGAACaggcactgggatgctctgccAGTGTCCCCCAGGGGATGGAGGACATCAAGGCTCACCTAATGATCCGTTCATGTGATGGGGCTCCATCCCGCCCATGCCGCCCATGGGGCCGTCAGAGCCGGGGCCCATTGGGAACTGCGCAAGAAAAAGGTGACAAACCCAAAATCAGCCACAGAACAACCCCAAGCAGCTGCCACGGTGGCTCCTGGGgactgtccctgccccagccatcctctggagcagggcaaggagggAGGTATGGCAGAATCACTGAATTGTTGAGGCTGCAAAAGTCCTTTGACATCACCAAGTCCAACAGTCAACTCAGCACCCACTAAACCACACCCTTAAGTGCCAGATCCACACATTTCTTGGACACTTCTagggacggtgactccaccactgccctgggcagcactTTCCAATGCCTGGCAACCCCTTTGATGACAAAAAGTTTCTgaatatccaatctaaacatTCCTTGGCACAACCTGGGGCTCTATCACTCCCTGAGGCTGCGGGGCTCATGGTCCTCTGGGTTCACCCATAAAATTTGGCTGGATGGCCAACCtagagctgcagcacagcactccAACCAGAATTCCACAAGATTTAAGGTTGCCCATATCCCACAAAACCCAGCACCTTGGCCGGAGCAGCAGGACTGCTGCTCTCTTAATAAGcataaaaaattaacaaagtcGCCCAAGAGTTAATCGCTTTTTgatggtttgttttatttctgttttgtaacAAATGGCTGAAATCAATTAAACTGCTTTACTCTCAACTGATGAAGTTAATTATGATTTGTTATGGTATCTGATATGTAAATTATTAGAAAGCAGACTTACATTTGATCGACTGCCTGCGGGCGGTACTGGATTAATCATTGTGTAGATGTTGTCACTTGAATTTGTTGAATCTGTGGAACAGTGAAGCCCAGTAAGTCGGGTGATTAattcatttcttaattaaaacaAACTCATGCCACTTGAACTcattcttttgtattttatcaCCCAAAATTCCCTCTAACTACCACCATTTTCTGGTTAATTTGTATTTAATGAAGATCCACAAAGTTTTTAATCAAAGAAATTCAActgtgaaaaataattcaacTCCTGGCTGGGAAGGGTAGGGGGATAATTCCTCACCTTCCTGAGCCCCCCAGCATCCAAATCCACAGGGGGATGTAGGAACATCCCCCAATGCAATCCCAAAGTCAAGAAGCCCATCCTACTCACTTCCCAGAAAGCCAAAAGCCATAAAAATTGGTCATTACcaacagggcagggatggccctGGAGAGAGAGGGGTCTCAGAGGGCTCGTACCTGCAGGACTGGGCATGATGGGTGTCCCTGGAGGGCCACCGCCGCCGGGCGGACCCTGCGGAAACAAAGCTGGTGTCAGATGTGCAAACATGAGCACTGCCCACCTTTCCATGTTTTCAAACACctcccccaaaaccagcccaacAGCAACTTCcaacccccaaacccagcccagtgccacctcccacGGCACTGACTGCCCCCTCAAACCACATGAACTCCTGATGAAAGGACAgacagcaggggcaggaggactCACCACGTATGTACCAGGCGATGAAGAAGAGTATGGGATCTGTAGGGACAAGAGGGACAGGTTCAGCCACGGGTGCATCCCATCAGGGCACGGCTAagaccccctgtgccccctcagCCTGGCCAGGATGGGAGTCCCAGCAGCCTAAGCAAGAGGCTGGGGAACCCCCTCTCATTAGCAGGGCTCAGCTAATGGGGAATGATCCCATTTCCATGACATTTCCCAACCAACCCAAGATACTCACTGAGTTAGCACTGCTGGGGTTCGGCCACGGTCTACCAGCGCCTGGCCCCCTGGGGACAAAATTGAACAGGGGTAAAAATAAACCTTGTGTTTTTCTGCAGACAGTCCCGAGCCCACGGTGAAACCTCCCAGTGTGGGGATTGCCTTACATGTTAATTCCAGGCATGCCAGGACCTAGGGAGTTGGGTGGAGGTCTCATGCCGCTGCCGTAGTTCTGCAACGATAACCAAGGGTCAGTCTACCGTAACGTGCAGGACACCAGAGAGACaagagaaagggggaaaaaagccaataaacaaacaaaaaaaacaagcGGGTCTGTGTGCAAaaatgagctttaaaaaaaaaaattaatgacgATGAACATAAGAGGCAATTGtgttaataaaaaaaccccaggcagCTGAATATGGAtgggagccaggctgagccccaaagttccccctccctgctctctttGGAGGGAAAACatccccctcccagctctgtgcacagccccCAGCGCCAGCAACAGCCTTTtggatttttccctttgtgcaggagaaaatgggcaggaggaggagaaaaggcacCACTCGGAAGGTTCCTGCTGCAGTGTAAGGATGAGGAAAGGCTGCATGAGCTCCCCCCGAGATGGAGCACTCCTTGCTCCCTGGATGACTGCTGGAGTAGGGAACACCAAGCCAGGCTTGTTTTTCTGTtgctccccagctctctgctccatcccctggagCGGGCGAGGGCAGGCAGCCCCCTGGGCCCCCTCTCCTGCCTTATTCCTCCCTGGCTTAGCCTCCAGCTGGGACTGGGAGCCTCAGATCTGCATCCCTCATCTCCTAAAACCAGCTCTAGTACAAAGCCAAGCCCAAGGCAGTGGAGGAAGAGGAATCCCCCGAATGCTGCGCTCCATTTGGTCTGTGCTTTGCTCCGTGTGCCCTCCAGGCGACGTGCAGCCAGATTTAGGTCCAGATTTAGGTCGCGTTGCCACTCTTCCCCTCCCACCTCCCTCTCTTCTGTAATGCATCTTTTTGGACTGTGTTTCtgctatttaaagaaaaaactgctacagcaggaggagggatggCTGGCCACTTCCTACACCACAGCCCCTTGGAGTGCTCCAAATTGGATTTTAAGTACAATACTTTAGTATTGTCAGTTTTTACCTGAATTTACCAGTGCATGGTGCACTGCTGAGGGCATCACCAAAGTTTGTTTTGAAGAGGTAGAAAAGGGTTTTCCCCAAACAAATTACCAGCAAGTCCCTAATTGATAGAAATTTCAGCCATTTACACTGAATACAGCAGCATCAAGCcccttgtttaaaaaaaaaaaaaaaaaaaaagggctcaGCATTTTTAATTGGAGCTGAAAGGCTGGAAAACGAAGCCAGCTGAAAGATGCTcagggagggtgaggagggaaCGCAGCTGCGCCGAGCGACCTGGGCAAGGCACCACCAAAACCCAGAGAGCTACAAACCCTCTTCATATTGGTGCTGGCAAACCCTGTCCTggcttctgcagagctgcaaatgGGACTcttaaagggaaaaatgcagcagcaatCAGCTGAAAGGGATGATTCATCACTGCTGTGTAGTAAGGAGCTGCTGTCAGGGCTCCAGGATGTCCTGGCTGGATGTTCTGAAGCCCTCTGGAATCATCTGAGAAGTATTTAGGAAGGTCCCAATGCAAAgcttaaaggaaaacaagccCAGAGCACACAAGGTGTGAGGGGCTGCGGGGTCTGGGTCGGTATTTTTGGTGGCTGCCTGCACAGGCGCCGATTCCTGgatggctgcaggcaggcagcgCCTGTGGGTGCCAGATTGGGAAGCCCAGCGCTTCTCCAGGGAAAGGCTGCCTCTTAAAAAACCTCTCCCTAATGTACATACACAGGGAACGGTGGAGTCAAAAATAAAGCTCTGAACATTTCACAACTCCTGCCGgctcccggagccgccgccATCCCACGCGGCGCTCAGCGCGCGCTCCCCGCTTCCAAGTTTCGCGGAGAGCTCTGGAAGTGGGAAGCAGCCTCCCCCGGGCAAGCCGCCGCCGCTCGCCTTGGCGCAGGCCATGCTTGCAaatgcctttgttttttttttcccttttgggtGTAATCCTCCAGGAAAGGAGGATttcaagcacagcagcagcgCTATGGGAGGGCTTGCCTGTGAAACGATGCTTGCGCAGGTTTTTTGTCCCCTGCCCGAGGATGGATTCAGGTGCCCGTGGACGTGGCTGAACACCCCTGAGGAGCATCCTCAGGTTGGTGCTAAAGACATGACACAACTCCCTCTTTACACAACATTCACTTATCTCAACAGTCTccaggggaaaaacaaaacaaaactccagCGCGCCCGCTCATCTCCTGACAGACTCTGATCCTCGCGCTACAAACTCCACGTAGGCGACGATGCAGAGAGGATAAACCTCCAACCAAAATATGGTAATCTGGTTTTGAAGTCTCGTAGAAGGAACAAACAGGAGTGAGTCAACAACAAGCCACTCCATGAAGTGAATCAACGGAACGACAGCATATATTAACCCAGATCTGCTTAATTTCAAGTTTACTCCCCTTTCCTGAAATACAGAGCTcaagcaggcagcaggaagggcaggtGGAGGGGAACCTCGCAGGGGAAAGCCTTATTCCCTTTGCTCAAGGGATCTTtgccatttctttttatttattaatttcaaatgcaagcctccctccctttcctgcAGTTAGGCTTGTAACTGTTTCCCAGGCAGGCAGTGTAATGCACTCAAAGGCTGCTCCAGCTCGGAGCTAAGTGCCATCCCCTCTGAcagaagggcaggagggaggctcTAATACCCTTAATGAGCTCTGAAGACCTCACTCCTGTTAAAAGGAGGGATTTCCAGATGCAAGACTAATGTAAAACACATTAACACTAATGGGGGGACAGAGTGTGGGGGGGAACTCCGAGCCCCAGGAGGTTGCTCGCATGGTTTGTGGGATGTGCTCTGGCACCGGGCTTACCTGCGGACCGGGACCCATGGGGCCCATCCCTCGCGGAGGATTCATCCTTTGCATGGGGCCGCCCATGTTGGGGTGCCCTGTTGGGAGGAAAGCAGGGGTGTTACACGGCACCACAGCCACTCTGCGTCCCGAATTAACAGCTAATTAAGAACACCACACAtacaccctgctctgctgggtttaCCTTGCTGTCGCGTGGGATCCATCGAATTGGGCAGCAATGGCTGTGTACCGGGAACAGCACCCGGGGGCTGTGAAAGCAAGGgagcaagattaaaaaaaataaatcctgcatccccctgcatcctcctgcatcccacatccccctgcatcctcctgcatcccacatcccactgcTACAGCCTCCACGTCTTTGCCTCCCTCATCCTTCTGCAAACCCTCTCTAAACCCCAAACAAGGCGTTTCCCCCTCCCCTCATGCCAAATGCTACTGTATTTTAGGAAAGCAGGGGAAAActcaggctgagcagggcagtggtgtcaaatccagcagggaaaggtgaCCAACAGTGTGGCACCCTGGTGATACACAGCACCAGGGCCAAACCAGGCAGCGATTCactggctctggcagggagaTGCTCCATGTGCAGCAGAGCAAGGCCCCCTCCCCAAACTCACATTCCACTCAGGCAATGCTGCTATTTAAGCTTCAAAGGCTACTCCAAGCAGataaaggggaagaaaggaagaaaaatgcagataCTGTCTGCCTGAGGGAAGCAAACTGTAAACAGCTTTGCTACACTGGATGCCAACACCGAGGATCCCATGCTACAGCACAAGCTCTGGGTGCACACGGCTGTGCTGAGGCACAATCAGCCCAATCCCAAGTTTTTTGCAGGCTGGaagcctggaggcagcaggaggaagataAACCAGGAGGGTTGCAGAGGTGGAATATTTACACTTCTGCTGCCTGACCTTCCTGCCCGCCTATTTATTCCTCTTGTCCCTCAGGATGTGACCATAACCTcgctgagctctgcccaggtACAAACATAAGTTTTTTATGTGGTGTTTGGGGGGAAAACATGAAATCTTTCTAATTAACTTTACCCACTCCTGGATGCTTGATCCTGCTGTGGGAACAGCCTCCTCAAACCAGTcccccctgcctctcctgcctgcccagctcacTGTGttcaccagcagcagagcctgggatgaGCCAAGAACCACTGCAGGATGGGGTCCTGTTAAAACTGACCTATGAGGAGGTGCAGTGAATTAATACCTTGTTAGATCATCCATCAGTGGCCTGGGTGGAAGGTTCTTCCAGCCATGGGGGTCCTCCATTAGCCCCTTCTGGGTTTTTCTCAGCTACATCTCAGCTATGTCTCAGCATCAGTTAGCAAATTCCAAAGATTCAAGTCTCAAATCCAGCAAGCACAAACCCAGAGCAAGCTGGTACATCCTACTTCCTGACTATCCTGCTCTTTCTGCTAATTAGACCTACAGAAGAATCATGCTgatagccaaaaaaaaaaaaaaacaagctccCAAGATAATTTTTGAACAGACACCTTTGCTGCTCAAAGGAATTACAGGTTTCCTTTAATTTCCCTTTGGTGACAAATTTGGTCATTACTCTACAGATCTGCATGGCACCACTGTCAAGGAGATGAATTCCTTAACCAAAGGCCATGCATGCATCCAGGCAGGGCGTGGGGTGGAAGCCTCCATCCACAAGGCCAGAAACAAACTGCCCTTGTATAAGCTGGGATAAGAGGATAAACCCAACCCAAAAAATTCAGCGGTGACCTGCCCCGCTTGACCCCGCCGCTGATCTAAACACTCGgtcagcccagcagcaggattaTCTCCATCACTTTAATTTTCTGCGATTGCAGGGAAAATCCAGCCAGGCAGCAAGCATgcagcatggcacagccctgctgggaacaccatggctggaaagcagcacattCCCCACTGCTGTTTCCACCCTGGATAGGCCCAAACCCCACAACAAAATTAAACCATCATCGTTGAGTGACACCTGATGATCCGGCACTAGGAAAGAGGAGGGTGATCAAGGAGGTGATGCttgccacccaaacccaaggAGCATCTGCAGGACACCTGGCTCTCATCCCCCTTCCCAAATAACAGCTACCCCTAGGAAATCCAGAATCCTGGGAGTGCAGTACCTGGTTGCCCATCCTGATGGGGGGCCGGGGACCTCCGGCGTAGCGCGGCGACATGAatggctgtggggacacaaaAGGgggtcagggctgagccctggggaggtgGCACGCTCCCCACGCACGCTGGTTAGCCTGTAcacactggttttgttttttttttttttttttaattttttaaattttttttttctggagacatcctttttaaaaaagtgacgtttcaaaagggaaaaaaaaaagagaaaggtgtCTGGACTCTGTTTTTTAGACATTTTTCTCTGTAGGTTTATTGTTTGAGACGGTGTTTGACATTGGCAATACTAGGTGAGGCTGTTAAAATTAGTGCATGGGAAACCCTGAGTGTTAGATAATGTTCAAGTTTaaatatatagagatatattaaaaaaaaagtggcaaaTAAGCACATACAGACacgcacacacaaaaaaccccagtgctaagtactgaaaaaaaaaaaaaagaagaaaggcttAACGTTACTTCTTTTTACAACTGCTGCTACTAACAGAAGCTTAAAAATCCACATCAAGTTAAATTTCTCAGGCTACCTTGGGAAGGTAAAACAGTCTGATACCCACGATTGACTTCTCAGTCCATTGACAACTGCATAtccaaaaaaacaccaaaaaaaaaagaaaaaaagagagaaagaaaaaaaaaaaaaagaaaaaaaaggggaaaaaaccaacattttGCTTCGGAGCTGGGGTGCCCGGGGGGATGCTCCCCGGGGAGCGGGTACCCGCTGCCCAGCATGCTtacagaggggggaaaaagaagtaaatcGAGCGCACGTCCCGGTTCACAGCCCTACCCATCACTAGTGTCTTTACCTGACTGTGGGGTCCCATCATGCTGTTAGGATTGTGGGGTGGAGGCTGTGCGTGTGGCGAGGGCTGTGACCCAGGCGGTCCCTGTGAGGTCAGACAGTAGAAGGAGGTTATAGATTAGCACATGAAAGCGCAGAAAGAGCTAAAAAAGGATTCACGGGTGGACCTGTTCAGTCAGGGAGTCAGTTCTCCCggttttaaataaattttttttccttttttttttttaaattgaggtTCAATTCATTTGCAGCTGAACAATGAGTAATGAT
Proteins encoded:
- the SSBP3 gene encoding single-stranded DNA-binding protein 3 isoform X2 is translated as MFAKGKGSAVPSDGQAREKLALYVYEYLLHVGAQKSAQTFLSEIRWEKNITLGEPPGFLHSWWCVFWDLYCAAPERRDTCEHSSEAKAFHDYSAAAAPSPVLGNIPPNDGMPGGPIPPGFFQPFMSPRYAGGPRPPIRMGNQPPGAVPGTQPLLPNSMDPTRQQGHPNMGGPMQRMNPPRGMGPMGPGPQNYGSGMRPPPNSLGPGMPGINMGPGAGRPWPNPSSANSIPYSSSSPGTYVGPPGGGGPPGTPIMPSPADSTNSSDNIYTMINPVPPAGSRSNFPMGPGSDGPMGGMGGMEPHHMNGSLGSGDIDGLPKNSPNNISGISNPPGTPRDDGELGGNFLHSFQNDNYSPSMTMSV
- the SSBP3 gene encoding single-stranded DNA-binding protein 3 isoform X1 encodes the protein MFAKGKGSAVPSDGQAREKLALYVYEYLLHVGAQKSAQTFLSEIRWEKNITLGEPPGFLHSWWCVFWDLYCAAPERRDTCEHSSEAKAFHDYSAAAAPSPVLGNIPPNDGMPGGPIPPGFFQGPPGSQPSPHAQPPPHNPNSMMGPHSQPFMSPRYAGGPRPPIRMGNQPPGAVPGTQPLLPNSMDPTRQQGHPNMGGPMQRMNPPRGMGPMGPGPQNYGSGMRPPPNSLGPGMPGINMGPGAGRPWPNPSSANSIPYSSSSPGTYVGPPGGGGPPGTPIMPSPADSTNSSDNIYTMINPVPPAGSRSNFPMGPGSDGPMGGMGGMEPHHMNGSLGSGDIDGLPKNSPNNISGISNPPGTPRDDGELGGNFLHSFQNDNYSPSMTMSV
- the SSBP3 gene encoding single-stranded DNA-binding protein 3 isoform X3 — protein: MFAKGKGSAVPSDGQAREKLALYVYEYLLHVGAQKSAQTFLSEIRWEKNITLGEPPGFLHSWWCVFWDLYCAAPERRDTCEHSSEAKAFHDYSAAAAPSPVLGNIPPNDGMPGGPIPPGFFQPFMSPRYAGGPRPPIRMGNQPPGAVPGTQPLLPNSMDPTRQQGHPNMGGPMQRMNPPRGMGPMGPGPQNYGSGMRPPPNSLGPGMPGINMGPGAGRPWPNPSSANSIPYSSSSPGTYVGPPGGGGPPGTPIMPSPADSTNSSDNIYTMINPVPPAGSRSNFPMGPGSDGPMGGMGGMEPHHMNGSLGEP